The following proteins come from a genomic window of Tenebrio molitor chromosome 9, icTenMoli1.1, whole genome shotgun sequence:
- the LOC138138701 gene encoding L-xylulose reductase-like — MQICFSGKRALVTGASRGIGRAIAVELAACGAKVVAVGRSRPDLESLKSEVPTVEILTVDISDWNSTTRALQDLGPVDLLVNNAGEGMIKSLVDVEEQDVDRILALNTKGLINVTRLVARDMIARKAPGAIVNVSSQASLAGLLRHTVYAASKGAVDAFTRACALELGPHGIRVNAVNPTVIMTEMGRKWWTEPARAGTMLHKIPLGRFGEVAEVVDAVLYLLSDKASMITGTCLPIDGGFVSA, encoded by the exons ATGCAGATCTGTTTCTCTGGGAAGAGGGCGCTGGTTACGGGTGCGTCCCGTGGGATAGGGCGCGCGATCGCCGTGGAGTTGGCGGCATGCGGGGCGAAGGTCGTCGCCGTAGGTCGATCGCGTCCAGATCTCG AGTCGTTGAAGTCTGAGGTTCCCACCGTGGAAATCCTAACCGTCGACATTTCTGACTGGAACAGTACCACTCGAGCTCTGCAAGACCTGGGTCCTGTCGATCTCTTGGTGAACAACGCTGGCGAAGGGATGATCAAGTCGTTGGTCGACGTGGAAGAACAAGATGTCGATCG AATCTTGGCCCTCAACACCAAAGGCTTGATCAACGTGACGAGACTTGTCGCGAGGGATATGATCGCGCGGAAGGCTCCAGGAGCGATCGTGAACGTCTCCTCGCAAGCCTCTTTGGCCGGGCTTCTGCGCCACACAGTCTACGCCGCCAGCAAGGGTGCCGTGGACGCCTTCACCAGAGCGTGCGCACTTGAGTTGGGGCCTCACGGTATCAGAGTCAACGCCGTCAATCCCACAGTCATAATGACCGAAATGGGGCGGAAGTGGTGGACGGAACCCGCTAGAGCTGGAACGATGCTCCACAAGATACCTTTGGGGAG GTTCGGGGAAGTAGCGGAGGTGGTGGACGCGGTTTTGTACCTCTTGAGCGACAAGGCGAGCATGATCACCGGAACTTGTCTCCCCATCGATGGGGGTTTCGTCTCGGCGTAG